The following nucleotide sequence is from Anaeromicrobium sediminis.
GCTATTAGCTTTTGGAATCCTTATAGTAAAGCTTCCTGCCTTTAAATTATTGTGGATATCATATATATTGCTAAATTCCATATACCCCATTAAATCTCTAGTTTTCTTATTAAGATTATCATAAGCATTATTAAAATCCGATACGGATATATTCATATGGGTATTTTTAATTATCTTTTGATTATCTATAGCCACCTTATTAACTCTAGACTCACTTTTAGCTGAAAGACCATAGTTCTTAACTCCTACTGCCCTTTCTTCCGTCTTCATCTCAGCCTTTTCTACACTAAACTCAGCAACACCATTTCCATCCCAATTGGAAGCATCATTTTCTATTTTCAAAGCCATATTAGGCGCTGAATCCGCCATATCCATACTCATCTCTGCTGGAGCTAATTTTGCAGATTCTTCATCCATTTCCATCTTATCTAAACTTCCCATATTAGCCATTGAACCTAATAGGACTATAAAGAGAGCTGCCACAGAGCTATATACTTTCCATCTTCTTTTAAATTTATCTCTCAATTTAATTACTTTACTTTCTTTTATAGGTTCAAAATCTATTTCTTCTTTAGCTTGTATAAGCTTTTCATGTAATTCTACATGGAAATTCTCTGGTAATTCTACCATAGGTAGTTCTTCACACATGTTGACATTAAACAGTAGTGCTTCATATAATTCTCTACACTCTACACAAACGTCCATGTGTTTTCTAACTTCTTCATTATGTTTTTCATCTAACATATTATCTATATAAAGAGAAATCATTTCCTCAAATTCTACACACTTCATATTACTCCTCCTTTCTCTA
It contains:
- a CDS encoding DUF4349 domain-containing protein; protein product: MKCVEFEEMISLYIDNMLDEKHNEEVRKHMDVCVECRELYEALLFNVNMCEELPMVELPENFHVELHEKLIQAKEEIDFEPIKESKVIKLRDKFKRRWKVYSSVAALFIVLLGSMANMGSLDKMEMDEESAKLAPAEMSMDMADSAPNMALKIENDASNWDGNGVAEFSVEKAEMKTEERAVGVKNYGLSAKSESRVNKVAIDNQKIIKNTHMNISVSDFNNAYDNLNKKTRDLMGYMEFSNIYDIHNNLKAGSFTIRIPKANSEEMIEFTKTLGKVNNIESNAQNVTAQYYDTENRVKNLKVQEDRLRSIMEKATKVEDILQIERELNRVRMEIDSLEGRIKNWDNLVEYTTLSLEVREMKNKENKIEPIDKSIGQRAKEGFISSINNIVNKIEYLLVKVISNIPNLVLVGTVLGGVYLLYKRFKK